The Fibrobacter sp. UBA4297 genome includes a window with the following:
- a CDS encoding transglutaminase-like domain-containing protein: MMNFREICKTIFFCIVSINLGVSSGLEILGFVFAALFIAIHVKQYLLSKSATNQRKIPRYRKIFAYGAIVPCALWWVLTPSVEMGVSPYLVFIPAWYLLYLAWLQKRSLGNGGYEVFVVFNGVAALFMGLFQAPRASVISAVVALLLAVYAFGRPHVALYKRLLFVLLYASLCGSSYLGFKYWKSNRYYSGRWAEEYYVKNRVMGFDPVAALGSFSSNYNSKYNSEIVLRVWDTLAPTYLRAAAYEKYVAGIWKLPATAEKKLYPARYRVDYAVFESEDSAVVAPNVKSVWVQATLDNFGFMFAPPNVVGVASKNADSLDYYSTNVFAGANGTRSDWFYYVPDSAETLAIAARSSTKSTTIESLSSFLQIPSKEKSLLDTIAAAMSLPTTHLDSVSLAPDSAALVNRTLDSAQFAVQTLKLIESYFIHNFKYSYVVPGRRVNSKIDPIAIFWKTKEGYCEYYATLATLLLRHQGIPARYVTGFAHPEHIAGRPYATFRRRHSHAWVEVYIEQKWYIFDPTPPLTEMTFAKPSWLSIKLEGLKGRFSYVMHLLKDGEWRRVVDSWQTASERFVSSPALYIALVVLLLVLALLKFRGLHRQSGQQNVSKNAVQWIALLADAEKRLARLGFVRAPGETVSAFAKRVEQALNTTRATAQATKKASPKDPHFEQALSTALDQLREYERNRWKAS; this comes from the coding sequence ATGATGAACTTCCGTGAAATTTGCAAGACGATTTTCTTCTGTATTGTCTCCATCAATTTGGGCGTTTCAAGTGGGCTTGAAATTCTTGGCTTTGTTTTTGCAGCCTTGTTTATCGCGATTCACGTCAAACAATATTTGCTTTCAAAGTCTGCGACGAACCAGAGAAAAATCCCGCGTTACAGAAAAATTTTCGCATACGGTGCGATTGTTCCATGCGCGTTGTGGTGGGTGCTCACGCCGAGCGTTGAAATGGGAGTTTCGCCATATTTGGTCTTTATCCCGGCGTGGTATTTACTTTATTTGGCGTGGCTGCAAAAGCGGAGTCTCGGGAATGGCGGCTACGAAGTCTTTGTCGTGTTCAATGGCGTTGCCGCACTTTTCATGGGGCTATTCCAAGCGCCTCGTGCAAGTGTCATCAGTGCCGTTGTGGCGCTATTGCTTGCGGTATATGCGTTTGGCCGTCCGCACGTTGCTCTTTACAAGCGGTTGCTTTTCGTTTTACTTTATGCGAGTCTGTGCGGCTCGTCGTATCTCGGTTTTAAATATTGGAAAAGTAATCGCTATTACAGTGGTCGCTGGGCCGAAGAGTATTACGTGAAAAATCGCGTGATGGGATTTGATCCCGTGGCTGCATTGGGCTCCTTCTCTAGTAATTACAATTCCAAGTACAATAGCGAAATTGTCCTCCGCGTTTGGGATACGCTTGCACCCACGTACCTGCGGGCTGCCGCCTATGAAAAATATGTGGCGGGCATCTGGAAACTCCCGGCGACGGCCGAGAAGAAACTTTATCCGGCGCGTTATCGGGTGGACTACGCTGTCTTTGAATCTGAAGATTCTGCGGTGGTTGCGCCAAATGTCAAATCCGTTTGGGTGCAGGCGACTCTCGACAATTTCGGCTTTATGTTTGCCCCTCCGAATGTTGTGGGCGTGGCGAGCAAAAATGCAGACTCCCTAGATTACTATTCAACGAACGTTTTTGCGGGCGCGAATGGAACTCGTAGTGACTGGTTTTATTATGTGCCTGATTCTGCGGAAACTCTTGCGATTGCGGCGCGTTCTTCAACAAAATCAACGACGATTGAATCTCTTTCCTCATTTTTGCAAATCCCAAGCAAAGAAAAATCACTCCTAGATACAATTGCCGCTGCGATGTCTCTCCCGACCACGCATCTCGATAGTGTAAGTCTTGCTCCTGATTCTGCGGCTCTTGTGAACAGAACTTTGGACTCCGCACAATTCGCAGTCCAGACGTTAAAATTAATTGAATCTTATTTTATACATAATTTCAAATATTCTTACGTTGTTCCTGGGCGACGTGTAAATTCAAAAATCGACCCCATTGCAATTTTCTGGAAAACTAAAGAGGGCTATTGCGAGTACTACGCAACGCTTGCGACACTCCTTTTGCGCCATCAGGGAATTCCGGCGCGCTACGTGACCGGCTTTGCTCACCCGGAACATATCGCTGGCCGCCCGTATGCGACATTCCGCCGTCGTCATAGCCATGCCTGGGTTGAAGTCTACATTGAGCAGAAATGGTACATTTTTGACCCGACTCCGCCATTAACCGAAATGACGTTTGCAAAACCCTCATGGCTTTCCATAAAGCTAGAAGGCTTGAAAGGCCGTTTCTCGTACGTAATGCATTTGCTCAAGGATGGGGAGTGGCGTCGTGTCGTTGATAGCTGGCAAACCGCTTCGGAGCGTTTCGTTTCTAGCCCCGCGCTTTATATCGCGCTTGTAGTCTTGCTCCTTGTTTTGGCACTACTGAAGTTTCGTGGACTCCATCGCCAATCAGGTCAGCAAAATGTCTCGAAAAATGCGGTCCAATGGATTGCGCTCCTTGCCGATGCCGAAAAACGCCTTGCCCGCTTAGGCTTTGTTCGTGCTCCCGGTGAGACTGTTTCCGCTTTTGCCAAGCGAGTGGAACAAGCGTTAAATACTACGCGGGCGACTGCTCAAGCAACAAAAAAGGCGAGTCCCAAGGACCCGCATTTTGAACAAGCTTTGTCTACTGCTTTAGATCAGTTGCGAGAATACGAACGTAACCGCTGGAAGGCAAGTTAG
- a CDS encoding VPS10 domain-containing protein, whose translation MFGKISMVGITALTLATSASAEKYEWGNVRFDGGGFVSAVMFHPKAKNLLYARTDVGGIYRFDFENKTWIPLMDFISENDKGLYGTEAFALDPTDPKRIYVLAGTGYFSKGRTAVLRSEDFGATWDTSYVEMLAHGNGMGRQTGEKLAVDPNKPNIIFCGSRTKGLYKSTDYGKTWTSAYKVALSTATESSLNGVNGISFVMFDESQGKNADGSTKTIYIGISETKDNLQVSHDGGATWEAIKGVPTGLMPHRAKIVDGDMYVTFADGPGPYNIASGGFYKYNIAGGTWTDLTPSDSVEHEGSTTKSYEKDKSSYGGVAIDPSDKNHIVISTLGKYTGRHVTKDEKENYGDRIYATTDGGKTWNHGQHYNDIPNIDANGTDWIPGNAIHWAGSLEINPFNNKEAWVTSGNGIFMTEDVSAKVPLWKFMSKGIEETVPLDIVSIPGGPLVTAIGDYDGAVYTDIKQSAQRHKPTIGTTESMGYAPLTGSLVRTGVITVYGKYDSQNFNVMYRSDDMGKTWDSVKTTLKGPKGLVVLSADGKIMLHRPDQGATVYRSDDNGASWTAVETGTQTNYSRIVADPVDPKTFYVMGGMGTLYRSTDGGKTFAEAEARLQNEQAGEYYNGGGLIRTVPGREGHLWVPVDQSQVWLPKGFSENGLAYTEDGGKSWNHCEGASTAIAVGIGKAKDGADYETIFIWGAAKSGDPIGIYRSTDKCKTFERVNDDLHQFGGPGNGNFVQGDMNTFGVVYMSTVGRGTIVGAPEGTEFVEVPPTGLNKITRSIGKVTLTQQNRTLLVNVPSESKLEVIALNGKTLLTADVNGNRSVSLKKLPTGKYIAKVVGTNGKLLLKKAIAIK comes from the coding sequence ATGTTTGGTAAAATTTCAATGGTCGGCATCACCGCACTCACTCTCGCCACAAGTGCAAGCGCCGAAAAATACGAATGGGGCAATGTCCGCTTTGATGGCGGTGGATTCGTTTCTGCCGTAATGTTCCACCCCAAGGCCAAGAACCTGCTGTACGCACGCACAGACGTGGGTGGCATTTACCGCTTTGATTTTGAAAACAAGACCTGGATTCCGCTGATGGATTTCATCTCGGAAAACGACAAAGGTCTTTACGGCACCGAAGCTTTTGCACTCGACCCCACCGACCCCAAGCGCATTTACGTACTCGCCGGCACCGGCTATTTTAGCAAGGGCCGCACAGCAGTGCTCCGCAGTGAAGACTTCGGCGCTACCTGGGACACAAGCTATGTAGAGATGCTCGCCCACGGCAACGGCATGGGCCGCCAGACTGGTGAAAAACTCGCCGTGGACCCCAACAAGCCAAATATCATCTTCTGCGGAAGCCGCACCAAGGGCCTTTACAAAAGTACCGACTACGGTAAAACTTGGACAAGCGCCTACAAGGTCGCCCTTTCTACCGCAACCGAATCTAGCCTGAACGGCGTGAACGGCATTAGCTTCGTGATGTTCGACGAATCGCAGGGCAAAAACGCCGACGGTTCCACCAAGACCATTTACATCGGCATTTCTGAAACCAAGGACAATTTGCAGGTAAGCCACGACGGCGGCGCCACCTGGGAAGCCATCAAAGGCGTCCCCACAGGACTCATGCCGCACCGCGCAAAGATTGTTGACGGAGACATGTACGTAACCTTCGCCGACGGCCCTGGCCCATACAACATCGCAAGCGGCGGTTTCTACAAGTACAACATCGCCGGCGGCACATGGACCGACCTCACCCCGAGCGATTCCGTGGAACACGAAGGTAGCACCACCAAGAGCTACGAAAAGGACAAGAGCTCTTACGGCGGCGTGGCCATTGACCCGTCGGACAAGAACCATATCGTGATTTCGACATTGGGCAAGTACACCGGCCGCCACGTGACCAAAGACGAAAAAGAGAATTACGGCGACCGCATCTACGCCACCACTGACGGCGGCAAGACCTGGAATCACGGACAGCATTACAACGACATTCCGAACATTGACGCAAACGGCACCGACTGGATTCCGGGCAATGCCATCCACTGGGCAGGTTCCCTCGAAATTAACCCGTTCAACAACAAGGAAGCTTGGGTCACAAGCGGTAACGGCATCTTTATGACTGAAGACGTCTCCGCAAAGGTTCCCCTTTGGAAATTCATGTCCAAGGGCATCGAAGAAACCGTGCCGCTCGACATCGTGAGCATTCCGGGAGGCCCGCTTGTCACCGCTATTGGCGACTATGACGGCGCAGTTTACACGGACATTAAGCAGAGCGCCCAGCGCCACAAGCCGACAATCGGCACTACCGAAAGCATGGGTTACGCCCCGCTTACCGGAAGCTTGGTGCGCACAGGCGTGATTACCGTTTACGGCAAGTACGATTCACAGAACTTCAACGTGATGTACCGTTCCGATGACATGGGCAAGACCTGGGACAGCGTAAAGACCACACTCAAGGGCCCGAAGGGCTTGGTGGTACTTTCTGCAGATGGCAAAATCATGTTGCACCGTCCAGACCAGGGCGCAACAGTTTACCGCTCCGATGATAATGGCGCCTCTTGGACCGCCGTCGAAACCGGCACGCAGACAAACTATTCCCGCATTGTCGCAGACCCCGTAGATCCTAAAACATTCTACGTCATGGGCGGTATGGGCACGCTTTACAGATCCACCGACGGCGGTAAGACTTTTGCTGAAGCTGAAGCACGCTTGCAGAACGAACAGGCTGGCGAATACTATAATGGCGGCGGACTCATCCGCACGGTTCCCGGCAGAGAAGGCCACCTCTGGGTTCCTGTAGACCAGTCTCAAGTTTGGCTCCCGAAGGGATTCAGCGAAAACGGACTTGCCTACACCGAAGACGGTGGCAAGAGCTGGAACCATTGCGAAGGCGCATCGACCGCAATCGCCGTGGGCATCGGCAAGGCCAAGGATGGAGCCGACTACGAAACCATCTTTATCTGGGGAGCTGCAAAATCAGGCGATCCGATTGGCATTTACCGCAGTACAGACAAGTGCAAGACATTCGAACGCGTGAACGACGACTTGCACCAGTTCGGCGGTCCGGGTAACGGAAACTTCGTACAGGGCGACATGAACACCTTCGGCGTTGTTTACATGAGCACCGTGGGTCGTGGCACCATCGTGGGCGCTCCGGAAGGCACTGAATTTGTCGAAGTTCCGCCGACAGGACTCAACAAAATTACGCGCAGCATTGGCAAGGTAACGCTCACGCAGCAGAACAGAACTTTGCTGGTAAACGTCCCGAGCGAAAGCAAGCTCGAAGTCATCGCGCTGAACGGCAAGACGCTCCTTACAGCAGACGTAAACGGCAATAGAAGCGTAAGCCTCAAGAAACTCCCGACCGGCAAGTACATCGCAAAGGTTGTTGGTACTAACGGCAAGTTGCTCTTGAAAAAAGCTATCGCAATTAAATAA
- a CDS encoding AAA family ATPase → MVKDLIHALNGVLLGKQDQVEMLVMALLADGHVLIEDVPGTGKTTIAKALATAIGADFARIQFTPDLLPADVTGGAVFKANTGEFEIRKGPVFTQVLLADEINRASPRTQSALLEAMEERQVSLEGERHALPKMFMVLATENPVEFHGVFPQPEAQMDRFLVRLSLGYPTAETELNILRAHRDGRPLDTLTAVTTPDEIIAVRNDVRKIHIDESLEMYVVSLVQATRTNPAVRLAASPRAGINLIKMAQACAYVAGRDFVNPDDIQHVFFPVMEHRVFAKDSNTPGASRQILEGILKQVKVPK, encoded by the coding sequence ATGGTTAAAGATTTAATTCATGCTTTGAATGGTGTTCTGCTGGGCAAGCAGGATCAGGTTGAAATGCTTGTGATGGCGCTCCTTGCCGATGGTCATGTGCTTATCGAAGATGTTCCGGGAACGGGCAAGACGACAATTGCGAAGGCGCTTGCCACGGCGATTGGGGCTGACTTTGCGCGTATCCAGTTTACACCGGACTTGTTGCCCGCTGATGTGACCGGAGGTGCCGTGTTCAAGGCGAATACGGGTGAGTTCGAAATCCGCAAAGGACCGGTTTTTACGCAGGTCTTGCTCGCGGATGAAATCAACCGCGCATCTCCGCGAACGCAGAGTGCGCTTTTGGAAGCGATGGAAGAACGCCAGGTGTCGCTTGAAGGCGAGCGACATGCGCTCCCGAAAATGTTCATGGTGCTTGCGACTGAGAACCCTGTGGAATTTCACGGCGTGTTTCCGCAGCCCGAAGCGCAGATGGATAGATTCTTGGTGCGCCTTTCGCTCGGGTATCCGACGGCGGAGACGGAACTGAATATTTTGCGTGCACATCGTGACGGGCGTCCGCTCGATACGCTTACGGCAGTGACGACTCCTGATGAAATTATTGCAGTGCGGAACGATGTCCGCAAAATTCACATTGATGAATCTCTTGAAATGTACGTGGTTTCGCTGGTACAGGCGACGCGTACGAATCCGGCGGTGCGCTTGGCAGCAAGCCCGCGTGCGGGAATCAATCTCATCAAGATGGCGCAAGCTTGCGCGTATGTCGCGGGTCGCGATTTCGTGAATCCCGATGACATCCAGCATGTGTTCTTCCCGGTGATGGAACATCGCGTGTTCGCCAAGGATTCCAATACGCCCGGTGCTTCCAGACAAATTCTCGAAGGCATCCTGAAACAGGTGAAAGTACCGAAGTAA
- a CDS encoding sialate O-acetylesterase, with product MKVSRLVGLFFGVGLAASMTHAAPDPNFHIYLAFGQSNMEGQGNIENQDRTVDERFQILWSADNGSCSGKTKGKWAKATPPLAHCNNAKLGPTDYFGRTMVEKTDPQIKVGVVIVAVAGCSIQLFDKDKYQNYVNSIRMSQSWMTGYINQYGGNPYGRLIEMAKKAQADGVIKGIIFHQGETDAGDGQWPSKVKKVYDNIIKDLGLGNDVPFLAGEVLRVGSSKGANNNIAKLPQQSKNFYVVSSEGFNQALGDGQNVHFISQEYREFGKRYAEKMIEVLGNKLDPVAESSSSETPSSSSEAKSSSSSVPVESSSSSEVHHHSSSSTVGGVAIPNAIYAFYVGKVSYAGDFVQVPLTLSRSGFVNIRLYSVLGAEVVSVNRILSAGEHDVLISKKKVPSGVYMMSVITESSQIVQRVNLQ from the coding sequence ATGAAAGTCTCGCGTCTTGTGGGATTGTTTTTTGGTGTGGGATTGGCGGCTTCTATGACTCATGCCGCACCGGATCCCAATTTTCACATCTATCTCGCTTTTGGCCAGTCCAATATGGAAGGGCAGGGCAATATCGAAAACCAGGATAGGACTGTTGATGAACGATTCCAGATCCTTTGGTCTGCGGATAATGGTTCCTGTTCTGGCAAGACAAAAGGGAAGTGGGCCAAGGCTACACCGCCGCTCGCTCATTGCAATAATGCTAAACTCGGCCCCACGGACTACTTTGGCCGCACCATGGTCGAAAAGACTGATCCGCAAATCAAGGTGGGTGTCGTCATAGTGGCGGTTGCCGGATGCAGTATTCAGCTATTTGACAAGGATAAATATCAGAACTATGTCAATTCCATCAGGATGTCGCAGAGTTGGATGACTGGTTATATCAATCAGTATGGCGGTAATCCATATGGTCGTTTGATTGAAATGGCCAAAAAGGCGCAAGCGGATGGTGTCATCAAGGGAATCATCTTCCATCAGGGTGAAACGGATGCCGGTGACGGTCAATGGCCCTCCAAAGTCAAAAAGGTTTACGACAACATTATCAAGGATTTGGGGCTAGGCAATGATGTGCCGTTCCTTGCTGGCGAAGTGTTGCGTGTCGGTTCTAGCAAGGGCGCGAATAACAATATCGCAAAACTCCCGCAGCAGTCCAAGAATTTTTACGTTGTCTCGTCCGAAGGCTTTAACCAGGCGCTGGGCGATGGACAGAATGTCCACTTTATCTCGCAGGAATACCGCGAATTTGGTAAACGCTATGCTGAAAAGATGATTGAAGTCCTTGGAAATAAGTTGGATCCTGTTGCGGAATCGAGCAGTAGCGAAACACCGTCGAGTTCATCGGAAGCGAAAAGTTCCTCGAGTTCCGTTCCGGTTGAATCCTCTAGCTCGTCGGAGGTTCACCACCATAGTAGCTCTTCTACGGTTGGAGGTGTTGCCATCCCGAATGCAATCTACGCTTTTTATGTCGGTAAGGTTTCTTATGCGGGTGACTTTGTACAAGTACCGCTTACTTTATCAAGATCGGGCTTTGTGAATATTCGCCTTTATTCCGTGCTTGGTGCCGAAGTTGTCAGTGTCAATCGCATATTGAGCGCTGGCGAACACGATGTCTTGATTTCCAAGAAAAAGGTGCCGTCGGGCGTTTATATGATGAGTGTTATCACTGAGTCGTCGCAAATTGTACAGCGAGTGAATTTGCAATAA
- a CDS encoding NAD-dependent epimerase/dehydratase family protein yields MIPQFNDQSITVAIVGCGGFIGCHLLDAILTRTQWRVFGVDLDFYRIQHRLNDERCEFMVADLADKSVVERIAKYPIVVNLAAICVPSRYMAEAPEVIRSNYDHPAALADACAKSGSWLIHFSTSEIYGRTSADSGLLVEDESELTFGPVTASRWSYATAKLLTERYIAGLKNLKWTVVRPFNFVGPYMDFMPGVDGSGIPRVLANFSSALVRGEPLKLVNGGVAKRSFTSVFDAVDFMFALFEVGLSANAVGCVAEKSPMSQAFNIGNPENELTIAELANKMRKIFAEIKGVSVDTIPEPEVVSGVEYYGEGYEDSLRRLPSVEKAERLLHFKAKTPIDVVLRESLTWFVNHYGSEFN; encoded by the coding sequence ATGATCCCTCAGTTCAATGACCAAAGCATCACCGTAGCCATTGTTGGTTGCGGTGGTTTTATTGGTTGTCACCTTCTCGACGCTATTTTGACGCGCACCCAGTGGCGCGTTTTTGGCGTTGATTTGGATTTTTATAGAATCCAGCACCGACTGAATGACGAACGATGCGAGTTCATGGTCGCAGACCTCGCCGATAAGAGCGTCGTTGAACGAATTGCAAAATATCCGATTGTCGTGAATTTGGCGGCAATTTGCGTGCCGAGCCGCTACATGGCGGAAGCACCCGAAGTCATTCGTAGCAATTATGACCATCCGGCAGCGTTGGCCGATGCTTGTGCAAAGTCTGGCTCTTGGCTGATTCATTTTTCGACGTCCGAAATTTATGGGCGCACGTCGGCGGATTCGGGCTTGCTTGTTGAAGATGAATCGGAACTTACTTTTGGACCGGTGACGGCGAGCCGCTGGAGCTATGCAACTGCGAAACTTTTGACGGAACGTTATATCGCGGGCCTCAAGAATTTGAAGTGGACCGTGGTTCGTCCGTTCAACTTTGTCGGACCTTACATGGACTTTATGCCGGGCGTCGATGGTTCGGGCATTCCGCGTGTGCTTGCTAATTTCTCGTCGGCGCTTGTTCGCGGCGAGCCGCTGAAGCTTGTGAATGGCGGTGTTGCAAAGCGCAGTTTCACGAGCGTCTTTGATGCGGTCGATTTTATGTTTGCGCTGTTTGAAGTGGGCCTCTCGGCGAATGCTGTTGGATGTGTTGCGGAAAAATCGCCAATGTCGCAGGCGTTCAATATCGGAAATCCGGAGAACGAACTCACGATTGCGGAACTCGCCAATAAAATGCGCAAAATCTTTGCCGAAATCAAGGGCGTAAGTGTTGATACAATTCCTGAACCGGAAGTAGTTTCTGGCGTAGAATATTACGGCGAAGGTTACGAAGACTCCTTGCGTCGCTTGCCGTCTGTCGAAAAGGCGGAACGCTTGCTTCACTTTAAGGCGAAGACTCCGATTGACGTAGTGCTTCGCGAATCCTTGACGTGGTTTGTAAATCACTATGGATCCGAATTCAATTGA
- the tsaA gene encoding tRNA (N6-threonylcarbamoyladenosine(37)-N6)-methyltransferase TrmO has translation MQELTFKIIARIKSDFHEKFGIPRQSGLVQNLRSTIRFEPDFSNADALRGLEGFSHLWIMWIFSENIRSTWSPTVRPPRLGGNKRLGVFATRSSFRPNPIALSCVKIESVNLDTPEGPEIVVSGADLMDGTPIVDIKPYLPYTDAHPEAVGGFADAVKQNKIHVKNPEALKNLSADKQTALIEVLEQDPRPAYQNDPKRVYGFTFAEFEVKFKVVGEELEIVSIE, from the coding sequence ATGCAAGAACTGACTTTTAAAATCATCGCACGAATCAAAAGCGACTTTCACGAAAAGTTTGGCATTCCGCGTCAAAGTGGACTAGTGCAAAACTTGCGCTCGACCATACGCTTTGAGCCGGATTTCAGCAATGCGGATGCACTCCGCGGTCTCGAGGGATTTAGCCACCTGTGGATTATGTGGATTTTTTCGGAGAATATTCGCAGCACATGGAGCCCGACCGTGCGCCCGCCAAGACTTGGCGGCAATAAGCGCCTCGGCGTTTTTGCCACACGTTCGAGCTTTCGCCCGAATCCGATCGCACTTTCTTGCGTAAAAATCGAAAGCGTCAATCTCGATACGCCCGAAGGTCCAGAAATTGTTGTGAGCGGCGCAGACCTCATGGATGGCACCCCGATTGTTGATATCAAGCCGTACCTGCCTTACACGGACGCCCACCCCGAAGCGGTTGGCGGCTTTGCAGACGCAGTGAAGCAAAATAAGATTCACGTCAAGAATCCCGAAGCGCTAAAAAACCTGAGCGCAGACAAGCAAACGGCGCTTATAGAAGTCCTGGAGCAGGACCCGCGCCCCGCCTACCAAAACGACCCCAAACGAGTTTACGGATTTACCTTCGCCGAATTTGAAGTCAAATTTAAAGTCGTTGGCGAAGAACTGGAAATCGTGAGCATTGAATAA
- a CDS encoding glycosyltransferase family 2 protein, with protein sequence MDPNSIDYFIFVPAYNVEKTLGEVLSKIEESVLARAHVLVIDDGSQDGTAQAFVRFISSCAENAECACDSENAHDLKSHFEYFKFEQNNGYGAVVKKGLADGIASGAAFIACLHGDGQYPAEKLGEFFEEMENCNLDLLQGSRHAVAGEAKRGGMPLYKRLGGVFLTVLENRAFRVKLTDRHSGFIVYSSRFLKTVDLNRLSPSFDIDLELISIADARHFAVAELPIPTRYADEKSNLNVITYGMRVLRQIWRRQFVIR encoded by the coding sequence ATGGATCCGAATTCAATTGATTATTTTATCTTTGTTCCTGCGTACAACGTAGAAAAAACTCTTGGTGAAGTCCTCTCCAAAATTGAGGAATCTGTTTTGGCACGTGCGCATGTGCTTGTGATAGATGACGGTTCGCAAGATGGAACGGCGCAGGCATTTGTGCGCTTTATATCGAGTTGCGCGGAAAATGCGGAATGCGCGTGTGATTCAGAAAATGCGCACGACCTCAAATCGCATTTTGAATATTTTAAGTTTGAACAAAATAACGGCTACGGAGCTGTTGTCAAAAAGGGACTTGCCGATGGGATTGCTTCGGGTGCGGCGTTTATCGCTTGCTTGCACGGTGATGGCCAATACCCAGCTGAAAAGTTGGGCGAGTTCTTTGAAGAAATGGAAAACTGCAATCTCGACTTGTTGCAGGGCTCTCGCCATGCGGTAGCGGGGGAGGCCAAACGCGGTGGCATGCCTTTATATAAGCGGCTCGGCGGGGTGTTTCTCACTGTGCTTGAAAATAGGGCGTTCCGCGTAAAGCTTACGGATCGCCATAGTGGCTTTATCGTTTATTCCTCGCGGTTCCTGAAAACGGTTGATTTGAATCGCTTGAGCCCATCGTTTGATATTGACTTGGAACTCATTTCTATTGCCGATGCTCGCCATTTTGCTGTTGCAGAACTTCCGATTCCGACGCGTTATGCCGATGAAAAATCGAACCTTAATGTGATTACTTACGGTATGCGCGTTCTACGCCAAATCTGGCGAAGACAGTTTGTGATTCGCTGA
- a CDS encoding DUF58 domain-containing protein translates to MSLLRYFINAIPRSPKRKGFLMRLYYIWQEGFTQVGHAAAALMLFSMFAGAVPGFWAAWVFCGLDFMYFLALVPCLFMTVRKSKFKAGDISVRNVYEGETSTVDLYITAEDKLNAVSLGCFRMDPSLKCEESSLVAIAAGETAKLTCKIQTKKRGAFEIPKVAVIIPEINGALRYAANAGKAKLLVFPRPLRVGTFPFLTSGASGVVFAPLLMPSLTRGMDFVGVREYREGDSLRDLHHKAFARYGKPFTKEFETERGAGAILVLDVTARSLREKSAVEMLIRLAAGVGLWLLERKALGRFFIGDDEIALVQGDGGVSFLEALARIPAASWLGARTSNGSRVSRNTVNSRSATSAQKLWSPAARPLGPVLRMGLFATEDPLVHKQVILDARSKLTDESKIAISDDVLAVNAAHLEHVFNERLHRERAHLERPLESSREAEVSL, encoded by the coding sequence ATGTCCCTTTTACGTTATTTTATAAACGCCATTCCAAGAAGTCCCAAGCGCAAGGGATTCTTGATGCGTTTGTACTACATTTGGCAAGAAGGCTTTACGCAGGTGGGGCATGCGGCGGCAGCGCTAATGCTATTCTCGATGTTTGCAGGAGCGGTGCCCGGATTTTGGGCGGCGTGGGTGTTTTGCGGTTTGGACTTCATGTATTTTCTTGCGCTCGTGCCGTGCCTTTTTATGACCGTGCGCAAGAGCAAGTTTAAGGCGGGTGACATTTCTGTTCGGAATGTTTATGAGGGCGAAACGTCAACCGTTGACTTGTACATTACTGCCGAAGACAAATTAAATGCGGTGTCGCTTGGATGTTTCCGCATGGATCCATCGCTCAAGTGCGAAGAGTCTTCGCTTGTGGCGATTGCTGCTGGAGAAACTGCAAAACTCACTTGCAAAATCCAGACGAAAAAGCGCGGCGCATTTGAAATCCCAAAAGTGGCGGTGATTATTCCGGAAATCAATGGTGCCTTGCGTTATGCGGCGAATGCAGGGAAAGCGAAATTGCTTGTGTTCCCGCGACCGTTGCGTGTGGGGACTTTCCCGTTTTTGACATCGGGTGCAAGCGGTGTTGTATTTGCTCCGCTGCTGATGCCGAGTCTTACACGCGGGATGGATTTTGTGGGCGTGCGCGAATATCGCGAGGGCGATTCTTTGCGCGATTTGCATCACAAGGCTTTTGCACGTTACGGCAAGCCATTCACGAAAGAATTTGAGACGGAACGCGGTGCTGGTGCGATTCTCGTGCTGGACGTGACGGCACGTAGTTTGCGCGAAAAATCGGCTGTTGAAATGCTGATTCGCTTGGCGGCTGGCGTTGGCTTGTGGCTTTTGGAACGCAAGGCGCTTGGTCGATTCTTCATTGGTGATGACGAAATTGCGCTTGTGCAGGGGGATGGTGGCGTGAGCTTCTTGGAAGCGCTTGCGCGAATCCCGGCTGCGTCTTGGCTAGGGGCGCGCACTTCGAATGGCTCGCGCGTATCTCGAAATACTGTAAATTCTCGAAGTGCGACAAGTGCGCAGAAACTTTGGTCGCCGGCGGCACGCCCGCTTGGCCCTGTGCTCCGCATGGGGCTTTTCGCGACTGAAGATCCGCTTGTGCATAAGCAGGTGATTTTGGATGCGCGTTCCAAGTTGACGGACGAATCTAAGATCGCAATTTCCGATGATGTTTTGGCTGTGAACGCGGCGCATCTCGAACACGTTTTTAATGAACGTTTGCATCGTGAACGAGCGCATTTAGAGCGTCCACTTGAAAGTTCCCGCGAAGCGGAGGTCAGTCTATGA